The following proteins come from a genomic window of Chelmon rostratus isolate fCheRos1 chromosome 23, fCheRos1.pri, whole genome shotgun sequence:
- the si:dkey-85k7.10 gene encoding endonuclease domain-containing 1 protein, with product MTPSSENCALPVAAVVTVLTCVLLHGAQAGVVGDFNHAERCKDSLYMGTPPRGYLSNSFKKICQRYEDKPRYVTLYDSHKHVPIYSAYTFKKSDGEKKVDFPWMFEPQLASEKSSSNMEPFPQSSSMHMNFEDGQAVLEDYADVVQYERGQLNPDEHQADPLDKASTYSLTNVVPQIREFNLGPWAEHQDLIRKRLNNYCRGKAFVVTGITTSGHTIRRNNLDRVAVPEYMWSAYCCTEFDQNAPYFVRYKFPVFAAYGLNDRVNNHMVEVPLKNLEKFLKGRMDVDKNFQIFYNDCVPDN from the exons ATGACGCCTTCATCAGAAAACTGTGCCTTACCCGTGGCAGCTGTCGTGACTGTGCTGACCTGTGTGTTGCTGCACGGGGCCCAGGCAGGAGTGGTGGGGGACTTCAACCATGCCGAGCGCTGTAAGGACTCGCTGTACATGGGCACTCCACCCCGAGGCTACCTAAGCAACTCCTTTAAGAAGATCTGCCAAAGGTACGAGGATAAACCCCGCTATGTCACGCTGTACGACTCCCACAAACACGTCCCCATCTATTCTGCCTATACGTTCAAGAAGTCAGATGGGGAGAAGAAGGTGGACTTCCCTTGGATGTTTGAGCCCCAG ctGGCCTCAGAAAAGAGCAGCAGTAACATGGAGCCCTTCCCCCAATCTTCAAGCATGCATATGAATTTTGAGGACGGCCAGGCAGTCCTGGAGGACTACGCTGATGTGGTCCAGTATGAACGTGGCCAGCTAAACCCTGACGAGCATCAGGCTGACCCTCTGGACAAAGCCTCCACCTACAGTTTGACAAATGTGGTACCCCAGATCAGGGAGTTCAACTTGGGTCCCTGGGCAGAACACCAGGACCTCATCCGCAAACGTCTAAACAACTACTGCCGAGGCAAAGCCTTTGTGGTCACCGGTATCACCACCTCTGGGCACACCATCCGTCGCAACAACCTGGACCGGGTGGCTGTACCAGAGTACATGTGGTCGGCCTACTGCTGCACCGAGTTTGACCAAAATGCACCATACTTTGTGCGCTACAAGTTCCCTGTGTTTGCAGCCTACGGGCTGAATGATCGTGTCAACAACCACATGGTCGAAGTTCCTCTCAAGAACCTGGAGAAGTTCCTCAAGGGGAGGATGGATGTGGACAAGAACTTTCAGATTTTCTATAACGACTGTGTACCAGATAACTGA
- the ufsp1 gene encoding inactive Ufm1-specific protease 1, which produces MDEKVVTAKPEEIDWGGSGAAEGKITRTKTLSKNVHTGLSNPLTDPVKCSLIKGDYLYFHYGCDGQDDRGWGCGYRTIQTMASWLCHNCFPLKDKHRPPPSLPDIQQALVTMGDKPGSFSCSREWIGTFEASLILDYFYDVPCKLVHVRGGGAELEHVAVKELHQHFEMHGSPVMMGGDRDNSSKGILGVCTGEKGSYLLVVDPHYYGCQLEKTELQRRGWVAWKRVSSLDHSSFYNLCMPQTAKKGNIN; this is translated from the coding sequence atggatgagaAGGTGGTAACAGCGAAACCTGAGGAGATTGACTGGGGAggaagtggagctgcagagggaaagATTACTAGAACCAAAACATTGTCAAAGAATGTCCACACCGGTCTTTCTAATCCCCTCACAGATCCTGTGAAATGTTCTCTGATAAAAGGAGACTATCTCTACTTCCACTATGGCTGTGATGGACAGGATGACAGAGGTTGGGGATGTGGCTACCGCACCATTCAGACAATGGCTTCCTGGCTTTGCCATAACTGCTTTCCACTGAAGGACAAACACAGACCTCCACCAAGCCTCCCAGACATCCAGCAAGCCTTGGTCACCATGGGGGACAAACCAGGCTCGTTCTCGTGCTCCAGGGAGTGGATAGGAACATTTGAAGCCTCTCTGATCCTTGACTATTTCTATGATGTTCCCTGTAAGTTGGTACATGTTAGAGGTGGAGGGGCAGAGCTGGAGCATGTTGCAGTGAAAGAGCTCCATCAGCACTTTGAGATGCATGGATCTCCTGTCATGATGGGAGGAGACAGGGACAACTCCTCTAAGGGGATATTAGGAGTGTGCACGGGGGAGAAGGGGAGCTACTTGCTAGTCGTTGACCCTCACTACTATGGATGCCAGCTGGagaagacagagctgcagaggcgGGGGTGGGTGGCGTGGAAAAGAGTGTCATCTCTGGATCACTCTTCATTTTATAATCTGTGTATGCCTCAGACTGCCAAAAAAGGGAACATAAACTAA